In Streptomyces seoulensis, the following are encoded in one genomic region:
- a CDS encoding mechanosensitive ion channel family protein, translating into MQLAASWPNWLEAHTTALVEVPLRIALIIVILGVIRWVAKRAITRVVQHILQPSGDEQESRPPRRAGRGAAVLLRDRTRSSQRREQRARTIGSVLSSGVTIVLALLGTAMILDQVGIALGPLLASAGVVGLAIGFGAQSLVADYLSGLLIMVEDQYGVGDTVDLGEAVGEVEHIGLRLTHVRDLNGGLWHIRNGEVLRVRNDSQDWARAVLDVAVAYDSNLDTVYQVLEDAGRSLRQDPAFSAVLLEEPSVWGVQSLDADGVVVRLAVKTIPLQQWGVTRELRRRVKEALDAAGIDIPFPQRTIWLRNEDQEPQLTAR; encoded by the coding sequence GTGCAGCTGGCCGCTTCCTGGCCGAACTGGCTGGAGGCGCACACCACGGCACTGGTCGAGGTCCCCCTGCGCATCGCCCTCATCATCGTCATCCTGGGGGTGATCCGCTGGGTCGCCAAGCGCGCCATCACCCGCGTCGTCCAGCACATCCTCCAGCCCTCCGGCGACGAGCAGGAGTCCCGTCCGCCGCGCCGCGCCGGACGCGGGGCCGCCGTCCTGCTGCGCGACCGCACCCGCTCCTCGCAGCGCCGTGAACAGCGCGCCCGCACCATCGGCTCGGTGCTCAGCAGCGGCGTCACCATCGTCCTGGCCCTGCTGGGTACGGCCATGATCCTCGACCAGGTCGGCATCGCCCTCGGCCCGCTGCTGGCCAGTGCCGGCGTGGTCGGCCTCGCCATCGGTTTCGGCGCCCAGAGTCTGGTCGCCGACTACCTCTCCGGCCTGCTCATCATGGTCGAGGACCAGTACGGCGTCGGTGACACCGTCGACCTCGGCGAGGCCGTCGGCGAGGTGGAGCACATCGGCCTGCGCCTGACCCATGTCCGCGACCTCAACGGCGGCCTGTGGCACATCCGCAACGGCGAGGTCCTCCGCGTCCGCAACGACAGCCAGGACTGGGCCCGCGCCGTCCTGGACGTCGCCGTCGCCTACGACTCCAACCTCGACACCGTCTACCAGGTGCTGGAGGACGCCGGCCGCAGCCTGCGCCAGGACCCGGCCTTCTCCGCCGTCCTGCTGGAGGAGCCCAGCGTGTGGGGCGTGCAGTCGCTGGACGCGGACGGCGTCGTCGTCCGCCTCGCCGTGAAGACGATCCCGCTCCAGCAGTGGGGCGTCACCCGCGAGCTGCGCCGCCGGGTGAAGGAGGCGCTGGACGCGGCCGGCATCGACATCCCGTTCCCGCAGCGCACGATCTGGCTGCGCAACGAGGACCAGGAGCCCCAGCTCACCGCCCGCTGA
- a CDS encoding DUF6479 family protein: MNIAAEFLAASSKSALWLLVVGVIVAVILLGGFFLGSRRARSRRLSTPPPGADARRGPQEQSGVGWQTPDDNPENHTHHRH, from the coding sequence ATGAACATCGCTGCTGAATTCCTCGCCGCGTCCAGCAAGAGCGCGCTCTGGCTGCTGGTCGTGGGCGTGATCGTCGCCGTGATCCTGCTGGGCGGGTTCTTCCTGGGCAGCCGCCGGGCGCGCTCGCGCCGCCTGTCGACCCCGCCGCCCGGCGCCGACGCCCGCCGTGGCCCGCAGGAGCAGTCGGGCGTGGGCTGGCAGACCCCGGATGACAACCCGGAGAACCACACCCACCACCGCCACTGA
- a CDS encoding DUF5670 family protein: protein MVPLLLVLLLALILFGAGFALKALWWIAVIVLVVWLVGFFVRPAGSGGRRGRWYRW from the coding sequence ATGGTTCCTTTGCTTCTGGTTCTTCTGCTGGCTCTCATCCTCTTCGGCGCGGGCTTCGCCCTGAAGGCGCTGTGGTGGATAGCGGTGATCGTCCTGGTCGTGTGGCTGGTCGGCTTCTTCGTGCGCCCGGCGGGCAGCGGCGGCCGTCGTGGCCGCTGGTACCGCTGGTAG